In the Danio rerio strain Tuebingen ecotype United States chromosome 8, GRCz12tu, whole genome shotgun sequence genome, one interval contains:
- the uckl1a gene encoding uridine-cytidine kinase-like 1a: MDNIVFEMEYRRKHSSRSNSGSGEDSLDRLLPPVSTSRRKSSNLGKTEPPLLRTGTRTIYTAGRPPWYNEHGAQFKEAFVIGLCGGSASGKTTVANKIIEALDVPWVVLLSMDSFYKVLSAEEQALAASNDYNFDHPGAFDFELLVTTLRKLKQGKSVKIPVYDFTTHGRQKEWKNVYGASVIIFEGILSFADKELLQLMDMKIFVDTDSDIRLVRRLRRDITERGRDIEGVIKQYNKFVKPAFEQYIEPTMRLSDIVVPRGGGNMVAIDLIVQHVHSQLEEREISVRALLATAHQSQPLPQTLSVLESTPQVRGLHTIIRNKDTSRDEFIFYSKRLMRLLIEHALSFLPAKPCTIQTPQGQEYKGCRFGGKGITGVSILRAGETMEPALRAVCKDVRIGKILIQTNLDSGEPELHYLRLPRDISEDHVILMDSTVSTGAAAMMAVRVLLDHDVQEEQIVLVSLLMAELGVHSIAYAFPRVKIITTAVDKSLDDLLHVIPGIGDFGDRYFGTDGSSSWSEEDQQEPLSCSSEV, encoded by the exons ATGGATAATATTGTGTTTGAGATGGAGTACAGGAGGAAACACTCAAGCCGGTCGAACAG CGGGAGTGGTGAAGACTCTCTGGACAGACTCCTTCCTCCAGTCAGCACCTCTCGCAGGAAGAGTAGCAATCTGGGTAAAACGGAACCTCCACTGCTCCGCACTGGCACACGCACCATCTACACAGCTGGCCGACCCCCTTGGTATAATGAACACGGAGCCCAGTTTAAAGAGGCCTTTGTGATTG GTTTGTGTGGTGGCAGTGCCTCAGGAAAAACCACTGTAGCCAATAAAATCATTGAAGCTTTGGATGTTCCCTGGGTTGTTCTTCTGTCTATGGATTCCTTCTATAAG GTTCTGTCTGCAGAAGAACAAGCTCTGGCGGCTAGCAACGACTATAACTTTGACCATCCGGGAGCTTTCGACTTTGAGCTGCTTGTGACCACGCTTAGAAAACTTAAACAGGGCAAGAGTGTAAAAATCCCAGTGTATGACTTCACCACACATGGACGCCAGAAAGAgtgg AAAAACGTGTACGGTGCCAGCGTCATTATCTTCGAAGGCATCTTATCCTTTGCAGACAAAGAGCTCTTGCAG CTGATGGACATGAAGATCTTTGTAGATACAGATTCAGACATTCGTCTGGTACGGCGGCTGAGGAGAGACATCACAGAGAGAGGACGGGACATTGAGGGTGTCATTAAACAATACAATAAGTTTGTAAAACCAGCCTTTGAGCAGTATATTGAGCCCACCATGAGACTTTCTGACATTGTAGTTCCACGTG GTGGAGGAAACATGGTGGCCATTGACCTGATCGTTCAGCATGTTCACAGCCAGCTGGAAGAA CGTGAGATTAGTGTCAG GGCACTTCTGGCCACGGCCCATCAATCCCAGCCCCTCCCTCAGACTCTCAGTGTTTTGGAAAGCACACCGCAGGTTCGAGGTCTTCACACCATCATCAG gaACAAAGACACCAGCCGTGACGAGTTCATCTTCTACTCAAAGAGACTGATGCGCTTGCTTATTGAACACGCGCTGTCTTTCTTGCCCGCCAAG CCCTGTACTATACAGACACCACAAGGTCAAGAGTACAAAGGGTGCAGATTTGGTGGCAAAGGG ATCACTGGTGTGTCTATTCTTCGGGCAGGTGAGACCATGGAGCCGGCTTTAAGAGCCGTGTGCAAAGACGTCCGCATTGGCAAGATTCTGATTCAGACTAATCTGGATTCAGGAGAACCAGAG CTGCATTACCTGCGGCTGCCCAGAGACATCAGTGAAGACCATGTGATTCTGATGGACAGCACTGTTTCCACCGGAGCTGCAGCCATGATGGCAGTGAGAGTGCTGCTG gatcaCGATGTCCAGGAAGAGCAGATTGTGTTGGTGTCTCTGCTGATGGCAGAGTTGGGAGTTCATTCAATAGCGTATGCCTTTCCTCGTGTCAAAATCATCACCACTGCTGTGGACAAGAGTCTAGATGACCTCCTTCATGTCATTCCAGGGATAG GGGACTTTGGTGACCGCTACTTTGGAACTGATGGGTCTTCATCCTGGAGTGAAGAAGATCAGCAAGAACCCCTCAGTTGCTCATCTGAGGTCTGA
- the uckl1a gene encoding uridine-cytidine kinase-like 1a isoform X1: protein MEDRRQAFTADMSTLPGYTGARISGCWALRTDGGGSGEDSLDRLLPPVSTSRRKSSNLGKTEPPLLRTGTRTIYTAGRPPWYNEHGAQFKEAFVIGLCGGSASGKTTVANKIIEALDVPWVVLLSMDSFYKVLSAEEQALAASNDYNFDHPGAFDFELLVTTLRKLKQGKSVKIPVYDFTTHGRQKEWKNVYGASVIIFEGILSFADKELLQLMDMKIFVDTDSDIRLVRRLRRDITERGRDIEGVIKQYNKFVKPAFEQYIEPTMRLSDIVVPRGGGNMVAIDLIVQHVHSQLEEREISVRALLATAHQSQPLPQTLSVLESTPQVRGLHTIIRNKDTSRDEFIFYSKRLMRLLIEHALSFLPAKPCTIQTPQGQEYKGCRFGGKGITGVSILRAGETMEPALRAVCKDVRIGKILIQTNLDSGEPELHYLRLPRDISEDHVILMDSTVSTGAAAMMAVRVLLDHDVQEEQIVLVSLLMAELGVHSIAYAFPRVKIITTAVDKSLDDLLHVIPGIGDFGDRYFGTDGSSSWSEEDQQEPLSCSSEV, encoded by the exons ATGGAAGACAGGCGTCAGGCGTTCACAGCTGATATGAGCACACTGCCCGGATACACCGGGGCCAGAATATCAGGCTGCTGGGCTCTCCGTACCGATGGAGG CGGGAGTGGTGAAGACTCTCTGGACAGACTCCTTCCTCCAGTCAGCACCTCTCGCAGGAAGAGTAGCAATCTGGGTAAAACGGAACCTCCACTGCTCCGCACTGGCACACGCACCATCTACACAGCTGGCCGACCCCCTTGGTATAATGAACACGGAGCCCAGTTTAAAGAGGCCTTTGTGATTG GTTTGTGTGGTGGCAGTGCCTCAGGAAAAACCACTGTAGCCAATAAAATCATTGAAGCTTTGGATGTTCCCTGGGTTGTTCTTCTGTCTATGGATTCCTTCTATAAG GTTCTGTCTGCAGAAGAACAAGCTCTGGCGGCTAGCAACGACTATAACTTTGACCATCCGGGAGCTTTCGACTTTGAGCTGCTTGTGACCACGCTTAGAAAACTTAAACAGGGCAAGAGTGTAAAAATCCCAGTGTATGACTTCACCACACATGGACGCCAGAAAGAgtgg AAAAACGTGTACGGTGCCAGCGTCATTATCTTCGAAGGCATCTTATCCTTTGCAGACAAAGAGCTCTTGCAG CTGATGGACATGAAGATCTTTGTAGATACAGATTCAGACATTCGTCTGGTACGGCGGCTGAGGAGAGACATCACAGAGAGAGGACGGGACATTGAGGGTGTCATTAAACAATACAATAAGTTTGTAAAACCAGCCTTTGAGCAGTATATTGAGCCCACCATGAGACTTTCTGACATTGTAGTTCCACGTG GTGGAGGAAACATGGTGGCCATTGACCTGATCGTTCAGCATGTTCACAGCCAGCTGGAAGAA CGTGAGATTAGTGTCAG GGCACTTCTGGCCACGGCCCATCAATCCCAGCCCCTCCCTCAGACTCTCAGTGTTTTGGAAAGCACACCGCAGGTTCGAGGTCTTCACACCATCATCAG gaACAAAGACACCAGCCGTGACGAGTTCATCTTCTACTCAAAGAGACTGATGCGCTTGCTTATTGAACACGCGCTGTCTTTCTTGCCCGCCAAG CCCTGTACTATACAGACACCACAAGGTCAAGAGTACAAAGGGTGCAGATTTGGTGGCAAAGGG ATCACTGGTGTGTCTATTCTTCGGGCAGGTGAGACCATGGAGCCGGCTTTAAGAGCCGTGTGCAAAGACGTCCGCATTGGCAAGATTCTGATTCAGACTAATCTGGATTCAGGAGAACCAGAG CTGCATTACCTGCGGCTGCCCAGAGACATCAGTGAAGACCATGTGATTCTGATGGACAGCACTGTTTCCACCGGAGCTGCAGCCATGATGGCAGTGAGAGTGCTGCTG gatcaCGATGTCCAGGAAGAGCAGATTGTGTTGGTGTCTCTGCTGATGGCAGAGTTGGGAGTTCATTCAATAGCGTATGCCTTTCCTCGTGTCAAAATCATCACCACTGCTGTGGACAAGAGTCTAGATGACCTCCTTCATGTCATTCCAGGGATAG GGGACTTTGGTGACCGCTACTTTGGAACTGATGGGTCTTCATCCTGGAGTGAAGAAGATCAGCAAGAACCCCTCAGTTGCTCATCTGAGGTCTGA
- the uckl1a gene encoding uridine-cytidine kinase-like 1a isoform X2: MDMKIFVDTDSDIRLVRRLRRDITERGRDIEGVIKQYNKFVKPAFEQYIEPTMRLSDIVVPRGGGNMVAIDLIVQHVHSQLEEREISVRALLATAHQSQPLPQTLSVLESTPQVRGLHTIIRNKDTSRDEFIFYSKRLMRLLIEHALSFLPAKPCTIQTPQGQEYKGCRFGGKGITGVSILRAGETMEPALRAVCKDVRIGKILIQTNLDSGEPELHYLRLPRDISEDHVILMDSTVSTGAAAMMAVRVLLDHDVQEEQIVLVSLLMAELGVHSIAYAFPRVKIITTAVDKSLDDLLHVIPGIGDFGDRYFGTDGSSSWSEEDQQEPLSCSSEV; the protein is encoded by the exons ATGGACATGAAGATCTTTGTAGATACAGATTCAGACATTCGTCTGGTACGGCGGCTGAGGAGAGACATCACAGAGAGAGGACGGGACATTGAGGGTGTCATTAAACAATACAATAAGTTTGTAAAACCAGCCTTTGAGCAGTATATTGAGCCCACCATGAGACTTTCTGACATTGTAGTTCCACGTG GTGGAGGAAACATGGTGGCCATTGACCTGATCGTTCAGCATGTTCACAGCCAGCTGGAAGAA CGTGAGATTAGTGTCAG GGCACTTCTGGCCACGGCCCATCAATCCCAGCCCCTCCCTCAGACTCTCAGTGTTTTGGAAAGCACACCGCAGGTTCGAGGTCTTCACACCATCATCAG gaACAAAGACACCAGCCGTGACGAGTTCATCTTCTACTCAAAGAGACTGATGCGCTTGCTTATTGAACACGCGCTGTCTTTCTTGCCCGCCAAG CCCTGTACTATACAGACACCACAAGGTCAAGAGTACAAAGGGTGCAGATTTGGTGGCAAAGGG ATCACTGGTGTGTCTATTCTTCGGGCAGGTGAGACCATGGAGCCGGCTTTAAGAGCCGTGTGCAAAGACGTCCGCATTGGCAAGATTCTGATTCAGACTAATCTGGATTCAGGAGAACCAGAG CTGCATTACCTGCGGCTGCCCAGAGACATCAGTGAAGACCATGTGATTCTGATGGACAGCACTGTTTCCACCGGAGCTGCAGCCATGATGGCAGTGAGAGTGCTGCTG gatcaCGATGTCCAGGAAGAGCAGATTGTGTTGGTGTCTCTGCTGATGGCAGAGTTGGGAGTTCATTCAATAGCGTATGCCTTTCCTCGTGTCAAAATCATCACCACTGCTGTGGACAAGAGTCTAGATGACCTCCTTCATGTCATTCCAGGGATAG GGGACTTTGGTGACCGCTACTTTGGAACTGATGGGTCTTCATCCTGGAGTGAAGAAGATCAGCAAGAACCCCTCAGTTGCTCATCTGAGGTCTGA
- the si:dkey-70p6.1 gene encoding uncharacterized protein LOC570575 isoform 1 (isoform 1 is encoded by transcript variant 1), with the protein MASMQDGVNFSAHPYGKVLLLGAIAAASAFVVTILIVVLCVGCQRKGKTHNGPGEERKHRLMDMSILRQSKLRSIKSSKKNRPASMDLLLLSSRRSNSDLRSQGRQLPQIPSGEDGEHTYAEVGRRASPTRGSEDARYGVGGRAGETDTPAPPAVPANTPAPPDPDGDCLEGGIPESETLTQVVNTPPQPQETVEYACIRKVRKVDKAAQKRDNGTETEEGLGQQQQRHSSGDIRHAPPTHQAPPPTHPHSQKIPRKNMEAFNLPSFPKEAVFMGNGEQYIWKPPEDDDVIFQHKQMGILGSHAGENMAASAAGITEMYSKVCKPGKKKRGVPGSPTATRDISGYRTLARGDRGERDGGFSVVVKPQTWAPQEGKSARAPPGCMEDHCYEAISTEETDLAYETMEGGGGWRRDRPPPNASATLRPKRKRPQQPLQQPPPPPPPPQQTPKLQHLPAKAMLIPGESLYESIPDLKQSSATSSTTTIFTFNDGMEMYVTGL; encoded by the exons GAAGGGGAAGACACACAATGGCCCTGGAGAGGAGAGAAAGCACAGGCTCATGGACATG AGTATACTGCGGCAGTCCAAGCTGCGCTCCATCA AATCTTCTAAGAAGAACCGTCCTGCCAGCATGGATCTGCTTCTACTCTCTAGCCGTCGCTCAAACTCCGACCTGCGTTCTCAGGGTCGCCAGCTGCCTCAGATCCCTTCTGGTGAGGACGGGGAACACACATACGCCGAGGTGGGCCGGCGCGCCTCTCCCACTCGTGGATCTGAAGATGCACGCTACGGCGTCGGAGGTCGAGCCGGAGAGACGGACACACCTGCCCCACCGGCAGTCCCTGCTAATACTCCAGCTCCCCCTGATCCTGATGGGGACTGCTTGGAGGGTGGGATTCCAGAGTCAGAAACCCTCACCCAAGTGGTTAACACACCCCCTCAACCGCAAGAGACAGTGGAGTACGCCTGCATCAGAAAGGTCCGGAAAGTGGACAAAGCAGCCCAGAAGAGAGACAATGGGACGGAGACTGAGGAGGGACttggacaacaacaacaaagacacAGTAGTGGGGACATTAGGCATGCGCCGCCCACTCACCAAGCCCCACCTCCAACACACCCTCACAGTCAAAAGATTCCAAGGAAAAACATGGAGGCCTTCAACCTTCCATCATTCCCGAAG GAGGCAGTGTTTATGGGAAATGGAGAGCAGTACATATGGAAACCTCCAGAAGATGATGATGTCATCTTCCAGCACAAGCAGATGGGTATTCTGGGCTCTCATGCGGGAGAGAATATGGCAGCATCTGCAGCAGGG ATCACAGAGATGTACTCGAAAGTCTGCAAACCGGGCAAAAAGAAGCGAGGCGTGCCCGGATCGCCCACCGCCACAAGGGACATAAGCGGCTATAGGACCTTGGCTCGGGGTGACCGTGGTGAGCGTGACGGGGGTTTCAGTGTGGTAGTCAAACCCCAAACGTGGGCCCCGCAGGAGGGCAAAAGCGCAAGAGCGCCACCAGGCTGCATGGAGGACCACTGCTATGAAGCCATCAGCACTGAGGAAACAGACCTGGCTTACGAGACCATGGAGGGTGGGGGAGGCTGGAGGCGTGACAGGCCTCCACCCAATGCCAGTGCCACCTTGCGACCTAAGCGGAAACGGCCCCAGCAGCCTTTGCAACAACCGCCCCCACCCCCTCCACCCCCCCAGCAGACCCCTAAACTGCAGCATCTCCCAGCTAAAGCAATGCTTATTCCTGGGGAGAGCCTGTACGAGAGCATCCCTGACCTGAAGCAGAGCTCGGCCACCTCCAGCACAACCACCATCTTTACTTTCAATGACGGCATGGAGATGTATGTCACTGGGCTGTAG
- the si:dkey-70p6.1 gene encoding uncharacterized protein isoform X1, with amino-acid sequence MASMQDGVNFSAHPYGKVLLLGAIAAASAFVVTILIVVLCVGCQRKGKTHNGPGEERKHRLMDMSILRQSKLRSISKSDTKLHEMNRLNCNGKKSSKKNRPASMDLLLLSSRRSNSDLRSQGRQLPQIPSGEDGEHTYAEVGRRASPTRGSEDARYGVGGRAGETDTPAPPAVPANTPAPPDPDGDCLEGGIPESETLTQVVNTPPQPQETVEYACIRKVRKVDKAAQKRDNGTETEEGLGQQQQRHSSGDIRHAPPTHQAPPPTHPHSQKIPRKNMEAFNLPSFPKEAVFMGNGEQYIWKPPEDDDVIFQHKQMGILGSHAGENMAASAAGITEMYSKVCKPGKKKRGVPGSPTATRDISGYRTLARGDRGERDGGFSVVVKPQTWAPQEGKSARAPPGCMEDHCYEAISTEETDLAYETMEGGGGWRRDRPPPNASATLRPKRKRPQQPLQQPPPPPPPPQQTPKLQHLPAKAMLIPGESLYESIPDLKQSSATSSTTTIFTFNDGMEMYVTGL; translated from the exons GAAGGGGAAGACACACAATGGCCCTGGAGAGGAGAGAAAGCACAGGCTCATGGACATG AGTATACTGCGGCAGTCCAAGCTGCGCTCCATCAGTAAGTCAGACACCAAGCTTCATGAGATGAACAGACTCAACTGCAATGGCAAGA AATCTTCTAAGAAGAACCGTCCTGCCAGCATGGATCTGCTTCTACTCTCTAGCCGTCGCTCAAACTCCGACCTGCGTTCTCAGGGTCGCCAGCTGCCTCAGATCCCTTCTGGTGAGGACGGGGAACACACATACGCCGAGGTGGGCCGGCGCGCCTCTCCCACTCGTGGATCTGAAGATGCACGCTACGGCGTCGGAGGTCGAGCCGGAGAGACGGACACACCTGCCCCACCGGCAGTCCCTGCTAATACTCCAGCTCCCCCTGATCCTGATGGGGACTGCTTGGAGGGTGGGATTCCAGAGTCAGAAACCCTCACCCAAGTGGTTAACACACCCCCTCAACCGCAAGAGACAGTGGAGTACGCCTGCATCAGAAAGGTCCGGAAAGTGGACAAAGCAGCCCAGAAGAGAGACAATGGGACGGAGACTGAGGAGGGACttggacaacaacaacaaagacacAGTAGTGGGGACATTAGGCATGCGCCGCCCACTCACCAAGCCCCACCTCCAACACACCCTCACAGTCAAAAGATTCCAAGGAAAAACATGGAGGCCTTCAACCTTCCATCATTCCCGAAG GAGGCAGTGTTTATGGGAAATGGAGAGCAGTACATATGGAAACCTCCAGAAGATGATGATGTCATCTTCCAGCACAAGCAGATGGGTATTCTGGGCTCTCATGCGGGAGAGAATATGGCAGCATCTGCAGCAGGG ATCACAGAGATGTACTCGAAAGTCTGCAAACCGGGCAAAAAGAAGCGAGGCGTGCCCGGATCGCCCACCGCCACAAGGGACATAAGCGGCTATAGGACCTTGGCTCGGGGTGACCGTGGTGAGCGTGACGGGGGTTTCAGTGTGGTAGTCAAACCCCAAACGTGGGCCCCGCAGGAGGGCAAAAGCGCAAGAGCGCCACCAGGCTGCATGGAGGACCACTGCTATGAAGCCATCAGCACTGAGGAAACAGACCTGGCTTACGAGACCATGGAGGGTGGGGGAGGCTGGAGGCGTGACAGGCCTCCACCCAATGCCAGTGCCACCTTGCGACCTAAGCGGAAACGGCCCCAGCAGCCTTTGCAACAACCGCCCCCACCCCCTCCACCCCCCCAGCAGACCCCTAAACTGCAGCATCTCCCAGCTAAAGCAATGCTTATTCCTGGGGAGAGCCTGTACGAGAGCATCCCTGACCTGAAGCAGAGCTCGGCCACCTCCAGCACAACCACCATCTTTACTTTCAATGACGGCATGGAGATGTATGTCACTGGGCTGTAG